The Natronosporangium hydrolyticum nucleotide sequence GGTTCTTCAGAGACCGTGCCGGATTCCCCGGAGGCCGCTCCAACGCGGCCGGATTCCCCGGAGGCCGCTCCAACGCGGCCCAGCCCCACCGAGGTGGCCACCGACACCGCGACCGCCCCGACCGCGACTGCGCGGGCGCGGCGTTCGGCTTCGGGCCTGATCCAGACGGTGGGTCGGCGTAAGGAAGCCATCGTCCGGGTCCGGATCGCTCCCGGCACCGGCAAGATCGTGTGCAACGGCCGGTCGCTGGAGGAGTACTTCCCCAGCAAGGTGCAGCAGCAGCTGATCAAGGATCCGCTGGTGCTGACTGAGCGCGTCGAGTCCGTGGACGTCTTCGCCAACCTGCGAGGTGGCGGGACCACCGGGCAGGCCGGCGCGCTTCGGCTGGCGATCGCGCGGGCGCTCTGCGAGGTGGACTTGGAGCACCGCCCCGCGCTGAAGAAGGCGGGCTTCCTGACCCGGGACGCGCGCGAGATCGAGCGCAAGAAGTACGGCTTGAAGAAGGCGCGGAAGGCGCCTCAGTACTCGAAGCGTTGATGCTGCTCGGCGTGGCCACTCCGCACCGGTTGTTCGGCACCGACGGGGTGCGCGGGCAGGCCAATGTCGAGCTTACGCCCGAGCTGGCCTTGGCGGTGGCGGCGACCGCCGCCGAGGTGCTCGGCGAGGCGACCGCGCACCGGCCACCCGTTGCGGTGGTCGGGCGCGACCCCCGCGCCAGCAGCGAAATGCTGGACGCGGCGGTGGTTGCGGGGCTGGCCAGCGCGGGCGCGCAGGTGATCCGGGTTGGCGTGCTTCCGACACCGGCGGTGGCGCTGCTGACGTCGCAGCTCGACGCCGACCTCGGCGTGATGATCTCGGCGTCGCATAATCCGATGCCGGACAACGGCATCAAGATCTTTGCTGCGGGTGGGCAGAAGCTCCCCGACGAGCTTGAGGATCAGATCGACCAGGCGGTTCGGGCCGGGTCAGGTTGGCACCGGCCGAGCGGCCCGGCGATCGGCCGGATCACCGAGCTCGACGACGGCGCCGACCGTTACCTCACGCACCTCACTGGGACGGTTGCCCAGCCGTTGGCCGGAGTGCAGGTAGTGGTCGACTGCGCCAACGGCGCGGCGGCGGCGGTCGCCCCCGAGGCGTACCGGCGGGCCGGGGCGGAGGTCTACGCGATCCACGCGGCGCCGGATGGTCACAACATCAACGACGGCTGCGGCTCGACCGCGCCCACCTCCTTGGTGGAGACGGTGCGGGCGCGAGGTGCCGACCTCGGGGTGGCGCTCGACGGCGACGCCGACCGGCTGATCGCAGTGGACGCCGCGGGCGAGCTGGTCGACGGTGACCAGATTATGGCGATTCTGGCGTTGGCGATGCGGGAGCGGCGGGAACTCACCGACGACACCCTGGTGGTCACCGTGATGAGCAACCAGGGGCTCCGGCTGGCTATGAACCAGGCCGGCATCCGGCTCGTGGAGACCAAGGTGGGCGACCGGTATGTGCTCGAAGAGCTGCGCAGATCCGGGTACGCCCTGGGCGGTGAGCAGAGCGGGCATGTGGTGATGCCGGCGTACGCGACGACCGGCGACGGCGTGTTGACCGGGCTGCAGCTGATGGCGCAGGTCGCGGCGACCGGCCGTCCGCTGGCGGAGCTGGCGTCGGTGGTGACCAGGTTGCCGCAGGTGCTGTTGAACGTTCCGGTGGCGGATAAGCGGGCGGTCGCCTCGCTGCCGCCGGTGGTGGCGGCTGTGGCGGCGGCGGAGGCGATGCTGGGTGAGGCTGGCCGGGTGCTGCTGCGCCCGTCCGGGACCGAGTCACTGGTTCGGGTGATGGTGGAGGCTCCCACCGCGGAGCAGGCGCGCGCGATCGCCGACGAACTTGCCGCGGCGGTGCGTACCGCCAGCCCGGGCTAGCCGAACGCAAGCGCCAGCCGCGCAGTTGACATCCAGCCCCGCAGTTGACCATGGGGTTAGGGGCCCGGATTGGCCTCGATCATGTACCTAGGTCCATGATCAACGCGCGGGTAGCCTGCGCCGGTAGAGCACGATCAAAAAGGTGACGGCCGCCAGCAGCAGGCCGGCGACCAACGCCGGCTTCGCGCCGAGCCACCCGCGCAGCTCCTGTAACAGCAGCCGGTGTTCCCGGGCGGCGGCCGGGTCGACGAGGACCAGCGCCACGAAGCCTGCCGCCAGCGCCGACGCTGCGGCGATCAGCGCGAACCGCCACCGGCCGGGCAGCCGGAGCCGACGCGCGAGCACCCGGCCCGCGTTGACCAGGGTGTTGGCCCGCAGGATCCGTAGCGTGCCGACGATCTTGGCCAACGTGAGTAGGCGCAGCGCCTGCACCGGCGCGATCGCGTAGATGACCGCCGGTACCGCCACGATGGTGATCAGCAGCGACCATTTGTGGTGTCGCAGCCAGGCCCGCTTGTCGCCGCAGAGCGCCAGCAGCACCATCGTCTCGGCGGTCAGGACGAGCAGCGACGCCCAGTTGAGCGCGTGGCCGGTGAGCTGCCAACCGGGATGGTCGAGCATGGTGAGGAAGACGGCGGGGATCGCGAGGGCGGCGGCGAGGAGCACCGGCACCGCCAGTCGTTGCTCCCAGCGTCGCGCGAGCGCGTCCCGCTCCGGCCGAGTCTGCTGTCGCATCCTCCCCGCTCTCTCTCCCCCGCCGATCATGGACCTTAGTCCATAACCGGCGGGAAAATCCGTACCAAAGTCCATGATCGTTAACCTCGGGCTGGTAAGAGTAGGGGGTGACTCGTGATCTACGTACGGTGATCTTCGATGTGGGCGGGGTGCTGCTCGACTGGGACCCGCGCTACCTCTACCGGCGGTTGTTGCCGGACGAGGCGGCGGTCGAGCGGTTCTTGGCGGAGGTCTGCACCCCCACCTGGAACGCCGAGGTCGACCGGGGCTGGCCGTGGCCGGCGGCGGTGGCTGAGCGCTGCACCGCCTTTCCGGACCACGCGGAGCTGATCACCGCGTACGACGCGCGATGGTCGGAGATGGTCGCCGGGCCGATCGAGGGCACCGTGGCGATCCTGCAGGAGCTGCGGGGCGGACCGGGCCTGTACGCGTTGACGAATTTCTCCACGCCGAAGTTCGCGCAGGTCCGAGCTGAATACCCGTTTTTGTCATGGTTCGCCGGGATTGTAGTCTCGGCCGAGGAGCGGCTGATCAAGCCGGACCCCCGGCTGTACCAGATCCTGTTCGACCGGCATGGGCTCGATCCGGCCGCAGCGGTCTATATCGACGACTCGGTGGCGAACGTCACGACCGCCCGCGAGCTGGGGATGACCGGGCTGCACTTCACCGGCCCGGACCAGCTTAGAGGGGACCTCACGCAGCTGGGGCTGCTGCCGGCCCGGGCAACTTCAATCACTGGTGCTGCGCGAAACCTGGCCTAACGCGCAGAGTCCATGCGCGGAATCGGCTAGGCTGCGGGCCATGTGCGGAATCGTGGGTTACGCCGGGGAGCGCCCGGCGTTGCAGATCGCGTTGGGTGGCCTTCGTCGGTTGGAGTACCGGGGCTACGACTCGGCGGGGGTGGCGGTGGTCGACGGTCACGAGGTCGTCGCCTGTAAACGAGCCGGGAAGCTGGCGAACCTGGAACAGGCGGTGGCGGAGCTCGCGGCGGCCGGCGCCGACCGTGGGCTGGCCACCGGCGCCACCGGCATCGGCCACACCCGGTGGGCGACCCACGGCGGCCCCACCGACCGTAACGCCCACCCCCACTTGTCCGCGGACGGCCGGATCGCGGTCATCCACAACGGGATCATCGAGAACTTCGCCAAGCTCCGGGCGGAGCTGGAGGCCGCCGGGGTCGAGCTGGCCAGCGACACTGACTCCGAGTGTGTGGCGCACCTGCTCTCGGCCGAGCTCGCCGAGTTGGCGACGGCGGACCACGCCGAGCCAGTCGCCGCGAGCGGTGAGTTGGCGGCTGCGATGCGCCGGGTGTGCCGCCGGTTGGAGGGGGCGTTTACGCTGCTCGCGGTCGACGCCACCGCTCCCGGTGTGGTGGTGGGGGCCCGGCGGGATTCGCCGTTGGTGGTCGGCCGGGGCGAGGGCGAGAACTTCCTCGCCAGCGATGTGTCGGCGTTCATCGCCCACACCCGGGAGGCGGTCGAGCTCGGGCAAGATCAGGTGGTGGTGATCACCCCGGCGGGGGTGGAGATCACCGACTTCGCCGGCCGGCCGGCGAAGGGTCGGGACTACCACATCGATTGGGACGCGGCCGCCGCGGAGAAGGGCGGCTACGACTACTTCATGCTCAAGGAGATCGCCGAGCAGCCCCGGGCGGTCGCGGACACGTTGCTGGGTCGGTTCACCGAGCAGGGGTGGATCATGTTGGACGAGGTCCGCCTCTCCGATCAGGACCTCCGTGACGTGGACAAGGTCTTCATCGTCGCCTGCGGCACCGCCTACCACGCCGGGATGGTCGCCAAGTACGCGATCGAGCACTGGACCCGGATCCCGTGCGAGGTGGAGCTGGCCAGCGAGTTCCGGTACCGGGATCCGGTACTGGACCGGTCCACTCTGGTGGTGGCGATCTCGCAGTCCGGCGAGACCATGGACACGCTGATGGCGTTGCGGCACGCCAAGGACCAGAAGGCGCGGGTGCTGGCGATCTGCAACACCAACGGTTCCACCATTCCGCGCGAGTCCGACGCGGTGCTCTACACCCACGCCGGGCCGGAGGTGGCGGTCGCCTCCACCAAGGCGTTCCTCACCCAGCTGGTCGCCTGCTATCTGGTCGGGCTGCACCTTGCCCAGGTACGCGGGGTCAAGTTCGCCGACGAGGTGGCGGCGGTCGTGTCCCAGCTGCAGGCCATGCCCGCGGCGGTGGAGGCGGTGCTGGAGACGATGGAGCCGGTGCGTCACCTCGCCCGGGAGCTGGCCGCCGCGGGGTCGGTGCTGTTCATCGGCCGGCACGTCGGCTATCCGGTGGCGCTGGAGGGGGCGTTGAAGCTCAAGGAGCTGGCGTACATGCACGCCGAGGGGTTCGCCGCCGGTGAACTCAAGCATGGTCCGATCGCCTTGATCGACCAGGGCACTCCGGTGGTGTGTGTGGTGCCGTCACCGGTGGGTCGGGGGGTGCTCCACGACAAGATGGTCTCGAATCTGCAGGAGATCCGGGCCCGGGGCGCCCGCACCATTGTGATCGCCGAGGAGGGCGACGAGGCGGTCACGCCGTACGCCGATCATCTGGTCCGGGTGCCGGTGACGCCGACCTTGTTGGCACCACTGGTGGCCACGGTGCCGCTGCAGGTCTTCGCCTGTGAGATCGCCGCCGCCCGCGGGCACGACGTGGACCAGCCGCGCAACCTGGCCAAGTCGGTGACGGTCGAGTAGCCAACCGGCGGCGCGGCGCGGCTCGGCCGGCGGATCTTCGGCGCCGGTAGGGTGGCGGCGTGATCGTCGGGATCGGGATCGATGTGGTGCTTGTGGAGCGGTTCGCCGACGCGGTTGCCCGGACCCCGCTGTTGGCCGAGCGGCTCTTCACCGAGGGTGAGCGACTCACCGACTCCGGCAATCCGCGGTCGCCGGAGTCGTTGGCGGCTCGGTTCGCGGCCAAGGAGGCGGTGGCGAAGGCGTTGGGCGCGCCCGCCGGGATGCGATGGCACGACTGCGAGATCGTCGCCGACCCGGACGGCCGACCGTGGCTGACCGTCTCCGGCACGGTCGCCGCGGTCGCCACCGAGCGGGGGGTAAAGCGGTGGCACCTATCGTTGTCGCACGATGGCGGGATCGCTTCGGCGGTCGTGGTGGCTGAGGGGAGCGTCGGAATGGGAGGCGATGCGAGTTGAGGCATGCCTGGCGGGTGTCCGATGTCCGTACGGCGGAGCAGGCGCTGATGGCGACCGTGCCGCCGGGGGCGTTGATGCAGCGCGCCGCGGCCGGCCTGGCGCGGCGCTGCGCGTGGCTGCTTGAGCAACGGTACGGGCGTTGTTACGGCGCCCGAGTGCTGCTGCTGGTCGGTTCGGGGGACAACGGTGGCGACGCGCTATACGCCGGGGCGCGGCTGCGCCGCCGCGGCGCCAGCGTCTCCGCGCTGCTACTGACCCCGGACCGGGCCCACCGGGGCGGGCTCGCGGCGCTGCGCGCCGCCGGTGGGCGGGTGGTGACC carries:
- the rpsI gene encoding 30S ribosomal protein S9 — protein: MATDTATAPTATARARRSASGLIQTVGRRKEAIVRVRIAPGTGKIVCNGRSLEEYFPSKVQQQLIKDPLVLTERVESVDVFANLRGGGTTGQAGALRLAIARALCEVDLEHRPALKKAGFLTRDAREIERKKYGLKKARKAPQYSKR
- the glmM gene encoding phosphoglucosamine mutase, with protein sequence MLLGVATPHRLFGTDGVRGQANVELTPELALAVAATAAEVLGEATAHRPPVAVVGRDPRASSEMLDAAVVAGLASAGAQVIRVGVLPTPAVALLTSQLDADLGVMISASHNPMPDNGIKIFAAGGQKLPDELEDQIDQAVRAGSGWHRPSGPAIGRITELDDGADRYLTHLTGTVAQPLAGVQVVVDCANGAAAAVAPEAYRRAGAEVYAIHAAPDGHNINDGCGSTAPTSLVETVRARGADLGVALDGDADRLIAVDAAGELVDGDQIMAILALAMRERRELTDDTLVVTVMSNQGLRLAMNQAGIRLVETKVGDRYVLEELRRSGYALGGEQSGHVVMPAYATTGDGVLTGLQLMAQVAATGRPLAELASVVTRLPQVLLNVPVADKRAVASLPPVVAAVAAAEAMLGEAGRVLLRPSGTESLVRVMVEAPTAEQARAIADELAAAVRTASPG
- the glmS gene encoding glutamine--fructose-6-phosphate transaminase (isomerizing), translating into MCGIVGYAGERPALQIALGGLRRLEYRGYDSAGVAVVDGHEVVACKRAGKLANLEQAVAELAAAGADRGLATGATGIGHTRWATHGGPTDRNAHPHLSADGRIAVIHNGIIENFAKLRAELEAAGVELASDTDSECVAHLLSAELAELATADHAEPVAASGELAAAMRRVCRRLEGAFTLLAVDATAPGVVVGARRDSPLVVGRGEGENFLASDVSAFIAHTREAVELGQDQVVVITPAGVEITDFAGRPAKGRDYHIDWDAAAAEKGGYDYFMLKEIAEQPRAVADTLLGRFTEQGWIMLDEVRLSDQDLRDVDKVFIVACGTAYHAGMVAKYAIEHWTRIPCEVELASEFRYRDPVLDRSTLVVAISQSGETMDTLMALRHAKDQKARVLAICNTNGSTIPRESDAVLYTHAGPEVAVASTKAFLTQLVACYLVGLHLAQVRGVKFADEVAAVVSQLQAMPAAVEAVLETMEPVRHLARELAAAGSVLFIGRHVGYPVALEGALKLKELAYMHAEGFAAGELKHGPIALIDQGTPVVCVVPSPVGRGVLHDKMVSNLQEIRARGARTIVIAEEGDEAVTPYADHLVRVPVTPTLLAPLVATVPLQVFACEIAAARGHDVDQPRNLAKSVTVE
- a CDS encoding holo-ACP synthase, with amino-acid sequence MIVGIGIDVVLVERFADAVARTPLLAERLFTEGERLTDSGNPRSPESLAARFAAKEAVAKALGAPAGMRWHDCEIVADPDGRPWLTVSGTVAAVATERGVKRWHLSLSHDGGIASAVVVAEGSVGMGGDAS
- a CDS encoding HAD family hydrolase — translated: MTRDLRTVIFDVGGVLLDWDPRYLYRRLLPDEAAVERFLAEVCTPTWNAEVDRGWPWPAAVAERCTAFPDHAELITAYDARWSEMVAGPIEGTVAILQELRGGPGLYALTNFSTPKFAQVRAEYPFLSWFAGIVVSAEERLIKPDPRLYQILFDRHGLDPAAAVYIDDSVANVTTARELGMTGLHFTGPDQLRGDLTQLGLLPARATSITGAARNLA